The following proteins are co-located in the Trichormus variabilis 0441 genome:
- a CDS encoding fumarate reductase/succinate dehydrogenase flavoprotein subunit, translated as MDINTQKIKTDVLVIGGGTAGTMAGIKAKQANPDAEVLILEKANIRRSGAIAMGMDGVNTAVIPGHSTPEQYVREITLANDGILNQKAIYQTGKLGHEVIQELESWGVKFQKDAQGNYDLKQVHRVGKYVLPMPEGKDLKTILTRQVKRHKVKVTNRVMATRILVKDGRAVGAVGFDVRNGDYIIIQAKAVILCTGACGRLGLPASGYLYGTYENPTNAGDGYSMAYHAGAELSNIECFQINPLIKDYNGPACAYVAGPFGAHTANAEGNRFISCDYWSGQMMLEIWKELNSGKGPVQLKMTHLDEDTIAEIESILWANERPSRERFHQGRNEDYRTHGVEMHISEIGLCSGHSASGVWVNENAQTTVPGLYAAGDMASVPHNYMIGAFVFGRIAGTHAIEYIQDLDFVEPDAEFLETEKARIYAPLTRANGIPHTQVEYKLRRLVNDYLQPPKSGNKIEIGLKQFVQYQQTLDLMGARDPHELMRSLEVHFIRDCAEMAARASLYRQETRWGLYHYRLDYPEKNDDEWFCHVNLKKDDSGQMVLFKRPVEPYIVEVDTVKELYSVAVK; from the coding sequence GTGCTGATATTAGAAAAGGCTAACATACGTCGGAGTGGTGCGATCGCAATGGGGATGGATGGCGTAAACACCGCAGTCATCCCCGGACATTCCACCCCAGAACAGTACGTCCGGGAAATCACCCTCGCTAACGATGGTATTCTCAACCAAAAAGCTATATATCAAACAGGTAAATTAGGTCACGAAGTCATTCAAGAATTAGAAAGCTGGGGCGTGAAATTTCAAAAAGATGCCCAAGGTAATTATGACTTAAAACAAGTGCATCGTGTGGGTAAATACGTCTTACCCATGCCAGAAGGTAAAGACCTGAAAACCATCCTCACCCGCCAAGTTAAACGCCACAAAGTCAAAGTCACAAACCGTGTGATGGCTACTCGTATTTTAGTCAAAGACGGACGTGCTGTTGGCGCGGTAGGATTTGATGTGAGAAACGGCGACTACATAATCATTCAAGCCAAAGCCGTCATTTTGTGTACAGGCGCTTGTGGCAGACTCGGCTTACCCGCTTCCGGCTATCTCTACGGCACTTACGAAAATCCTACCAACGCTGGCGATGGCTATTCAATGGCTTATCACGCAGGCGCAGAACTCAGCAACATTGAATGTTTTCAAATTAATCCCTTAATTAAAGATTACAACGGCCCTGCCTGCGCCTATGTCGCTGGGCCATTTGGCGCACATACAGCCAACGCCGAAGGAAATCGCTTCATTAGTTGCGACTATTGGAGTGGTCAAATGATGTTGGAAATCTGGAAAGAATTAAACTCAGGAAAAGGGCCAGTCCAACTCAAAATGACCCATCTTGATGAAGATACAATTGCCGAAATTGAATCTATACTTTGGGCAAATGAAAGACCAAGTAGAGAACGTTTTCATCAAGGGAGAAATGAAGATTACCGCACCCACGGCGTAGAAATGCACATTTCTGAAATCGGCTTATGTAGTGGTCATAGTGCTTCTGGGGTGTGGGTAAATGAAAACGCCCAAACCACAGTTCCCGGTCTATATGCAGCCGGCGACATGGCCAGCGTTCCCCATAATTATATGATTGGCGCATTTGTTTTTGGTCGCATAGCCGGAACTCATGCCATTGAATATATTCAAGATTTAGATTTTGTCGAACCAGATGCCGAGTTTCTAGAAACAGAAAAAGCCAGAATTTATGCCCCATTAACTAGAGCAAATGGCATACCCCATACTCAAGTAGAATATAAACTCAGACGCTTAGTTAATGATTATCTCCAACCACCGAAATCAGGCAACAAAATAGAGATTGGCTTGAAACAGTTTGTTCAATATCAACAAACATTAGATTTAATGGGTGCGCGTGACCCCCATGAATTAATGCGTTCTCTGGAAGTACATTTTATTCGAGACTGTGCAGAAATGGCAGCCAGAGCATCATTATATCGTCAAGAAACTCGTTGGGGACTATATCATTACCGCTTAGATTATCCAGAAAAAAATGATGATGAATGGTTCTGTCACGTCAATTTAAAGAAAGACGATTCAGGACAAATGGTATTATTCAAGCGTCCTGTAGAGCCTTATATTGTGGAAGTAGATACAGTTAAAGAATTATACAGTGTAGCTGTAAAGTGA
- a CDS encoding GNAT family N-acetyltransferase yields MLELIKPTYNLYSEFIDMVAEYQKHGESRLFDQNNLTLIQEDFSAYIQYLENNSKGIDLKPGFVPATTFWLVAQSKIILGESQLRHWLIPTLERRGGHIGYMIRPLQRRKGYGTQILTKTLEKARNMGLSRVLLTCNKDNVASASVIQKNQGQLTSEEFVENSDIIISRYWIDL; encoded by the coding sequence ATGCTTGAATTAATTAAACCAACTTATAATTTATATTCAGAGTTTATTGATATGGTAGCAGAATATCAAAAACATGGTGAGTCACGCCTATTTGATCAGAATAATTTAACGTTAATTCAAGAAGATTTTTCAGCCTACATCCAATACTTAGAAAATAATTCAAAAGGTATTGATTTAAAACCTGGTTTTGTACCTGCAACAACTTTTTGGTTGGTGGCACAGAGCAAGATTATTTTGGGCGAAAGCCAATTACGTCATTGGTTAATACCTACATTGGAACGTCGAGGAGGACATATTGGATATATGATTCGCCCTCTCCAAAGAAGGAAAGGATATGGTACACAAATACTAACTAAGACTTTAGAAAAAGCTAGAAATATGGGCTTAAGTCGCGTTCTTTTAACCTGCAATAAAGATAATGTTGCTTCCGCCAGTGTAATTCAAAAAAATCAAGGTCAATTGACAAGTGAAGAATTTGTGGAAAATTCTGACATAATTATTTCCCGTTATTGGATTGATTTATGA
- a CDS encoding HAD family hydrolase: MSYQAIIFDLDNTLLNFELCERQAILGALSDCAVSLDIYKITETIFLEVFESYNSQYWQKRDVLSPIEITELSYQSTLAHLNINTDKTNHLSQSFWHIFNHSAVTESGVYELLTFLKRNYRLAVITNGFISAQVPRMQAAGIDHFFEEVVVSEAIGFAKPSPEIFHYALSKLDLTPSQVLYVGDSLSHDYAGTTQVNIDFCYYNRKNQALPKEVKPKFIVNQLLDLLELVK, from the coding sequence ATGAGTTATCAAGCCATAATTTTTGATCTCGACAATACACTGTTAAATTTTGAACTATGTGAACGTCAAGCAATTCTTGGCGCGTTATCAGATTGTGCAGTATCTTTAGATATATATAAAATAACTGAGACTATTTTTTTAGAAGTATTTGAAAGCTATAATTCTCAGTATTGGCAAAAGAGAGATGTTTTATCTCCTATCGAAATAACAGAATTATCTTATCAAAGCACACTGGCTCACTTAAATATAAACACAGATAAAACTAACCATCTCAGTCAAAGCTTTTGGCATATTTTTAATCATTCAGCCGTCACAGAATCTGGTGTATATGAACTTCTAACCTTCCTGAAACGCAATTATCGTTTAGCTGTCATTACCAATGGTTTTATATCAGCACAAGTACCAAGGATGCAGGCTGCGGGAATTGATCACTTTTTTGAGGAGGTGGTAGTTTCGGAAGCAATTGGTTTTGCTAAACCATCACCGGAAATATTTCATTATGCTTTATCAAAGTTAGATTTAACGCCATCACAAGTCCTTTATGTTGGAGATTCTCTAAGTCATGACTATGCAGGTACAACACAAGTCAATATTGATTTTTGTTACTACAACAGAAAAAATCAAGCTTTACCAAAAGAAGTTAAACCAAAATTTATCGTAAATCAACTTTTAGATTTACTAGAACTAGTCAAATAA
- a CDS encoding class I SAM-dependent methyltransferase, with protein sequence MSIYNSIGKQYSQTRVPDIRIVNAIINLLNLPKGSVIADIGAGTGGYSVALANQGLFVYAVEPSIVMRQQAVVHPQVEWFTGYAENLALPDKSVDGVISILAIHHFSHLEKSFQEMQRIIRDGTIVLLTFDIRLAQRIWLYDYFPFLWEDALRFLPLDEQINLLQENTKRRVEAIPFLLPHDLSDLFAAAAWRRPELYLKAEVRAGISSFALANQDLVEKGLELLTADLNNGEWIRKYGEIHHLQEIDIGYRFIYTTLDK encoded by the coding sequence ATGTCTATTTATAATTCCATCGGTAAACAATATTCCCAAACTCGTGTTCCTGACATTCGCATCGTCAATGCAATAATTAATCTACTCAATTTACCAAAGGGTAGCGTTATCGCTGATATTGGTGCTGGTACTGGTGGTTATAGTGTAGCCTTGGCTAACCAAGGATTGTTTGTTTATGCTGTTGAACCTTCTATTGTGATGCGACAGCAAGCGGTTGTACATCCTCAAGTGGAATGGTTTACTGGCTATGCAGAAAATTTAGCTTTACCAGATAAATCTGTTGATGGTGTTATCAGTATTTTAGCGATACATCACTTTTCGCATCTTGAAAAATCCTTCCAAGAAATGCAAAGAATTATTAGAGATGGGACAATCGTTTTACTAACTTTTGATATTAGACTCGCTCAAAGAATTTGGCTGTATGATTATTTTCCCTTTTTGTGGGAAGACGCTTTACGATTTTTACCCCTTGACGAACAAATTAATTTACTTCAGGAAAATACTAAAAGGCGTGTTGAAGCCATACCATTTTTATTACCACACGACTTGTCTGATTTATTCGCCGCCGCAGCTTGGAGACGACCAGAATTATATCTGAAAGCCGAAGTACGGGCGGGTATATCATCTTTTGCGTTAGCTAATCAAGATTTAGTAGAAAAAGGATTAGAGTTACTTACAGCCGATTTAAATAATGGAGAATGGATAAGAAAATATGGTGAAATTCATCATCTGCAAGAAATTGATATAGGCTATCGCTTTATTTATACAACACTCGATAAATGA
- a CDS encoding GNAT family N-acetyltransferase, whose translation MVNKVALVEEVTIKQANIKDAERITTLGEQLGYSLTIQQVEQRLNKIQNDAEHIVYVATLANEYVIGWAHAHICDLLIMPKQAILLGLVVDKDYHHHGIGRYLMQYIEQWAVLKECDGVMLRSNIKRKEAYLFYEKIGYINIKQSLAFYKQLI comes from the coding sequence ATGGTAAATAAAGTTGCTTTAGTTGAAGAGGTTACAATTAAACAAGCTAATATTAAAGATGCAGAAAGAATTACTACCCTTGGTGAACAACTAGGATATTCCCTCACAATTCAACAGGTAGAGCAACGTTTGAATAAAATTCAAAACGATGCAGAACATATTGTTTATGTTGCAACTTTAGCAAATGAATATGTAATTGGTTGGGCGCACGCTCATATTTGTGATTTACTCATTATGCCAAAGCAAGCAATTCTTTTAGGCTTAGTGGTAGATAAAGATTATCATCATCACGGAATTGGTCGTTATTTAATGCAGTATATTGAACAATGGGCTGTCTTAAAAGAATGTGATGGTGTAATGTTACGGTCTAATATTAAACGCAAAGAGGCATATTTATTTTATGAGAAAATTGGTTATATCAATATCAAACAGTCATTAGCTTTTTATAAGCAATTAATTTAA
- a CDS encoding 4Fe-4S dicluster domain-containing protein, which translates to MALINQRVDVPVIVDESKCLEKCTACIEVCPLDVLAKNPETGKAYMKYDECWFCLPCEKECPANAITVQIPFLLR; encoded by the coding sequence ATGGCTTTAATCAATCAAAGAGTAGATGTACCTGTAATTGTTGATGAATCAAAATGTTTGGAAAAATGTACGGCTTGTATTGAGGTTTGTCCTTTAGATGTGTTGGCTAAGAATCCAGAGACGGGGAAAGCATATATGAAATATGATGAGTGTTGGTTTTGTTTACCTTGTGAAAAGGAATGTCCTGCTAATGCTATTACGGTGCAGATTCCTTTTTTGTTGCGGTAA